A window of Agelaius phoeniceus isolate bAgePho1 chromosome 25, bAgePho1.hap1, whole genome shotgun sequence genomic DNA:
CTTCCTCTTGGAGAGGGCCAAACACTTGGGATGTCACTGCAAAGCAAACACTGTTCTGTCACAGCCTGCCCAGAGGATGGGGCAGGCACCATCCCACTTGGAATTGTGGACCTGAGGTGGCTCATGCACCTTCATTTGTTTCCATTATCAGTTTGGTCAGAGAATTTTCAAGATAAACCAGCTGAAAAATCCTGGAAATCTTgtgcttgtttttgttttggcaGTTTGAGTTCTGTAGGTAGATTCCTTTGGGTAATTAGTGCAAATCTTTTCATATCCTACTGGCAAATCACTGTTTCCCCAGTAAAGCCTGGGATTTCAGTGTCTCCACAGTGTAACTCCCAAATGTCTGACACTGTTACAGCTGGCCTGGAACCTAATTGGACTGGTATGTTGGAAAGTTTCTGGAGCAAGTCGCTTTGGCTCTGAGCTTTGTGCCTGTGAAATGATGAAGTACAGCAGGATGACTCTAATGAACCAGCTTTGTTTAGAGAGCTGGACAACAGTATTAGTGTTGTTTTAAGTTTCCATCTCTGCTCATGGGTATATTGCAAGTAGATTTAATAAGCTCAGCGTCTCGCTGTTCTTTGGGACAGTCTGTAGTCAGTTGAGAGTGTTAGTTAGAGTTTGTCTTGCTGGGAGGTGGCAAATCAGAACCTGAACTTCTACAGAGCAGAATTACCCTGGAATGAAAAATACTGTTTCAAGAAAACCTGCCACAAAACATGTATATGGGAAGAGGGAATCATCCCAGGGAATCTTCCCTGGGAAGGGGGATGAACCATTTTTCTCATTCACAAAAGTCTGTCCTTCCGTGCAGCCTTTTCTTAGGGGGTTTTAAGTTTAATAGGTTTAATATAggcttttattttgcttttaccTCATTAAACAACCTCCTCTAAACCAAAAGTAGCCAAGTGCTGGCTCCAGAGCTGAATCCTCAGTGCCTACTGCAAAAGAAGTGACAAACAGTGGGGCTGGGAATCTGTGCTCGGACAATTGCACATAAATAATGCAGTAGGAGTTCCTGGACGTGGATGTGTTGTTAGTGACAGaagtgcagggacaggcagggccaAAGGCACCAGGAGAATTAAATGGAGGTACTTCTGCAAGGGGTGGAGGTGCTGAGCAGCATCTGTGCATTTGTGTTGTTACCTGAGGTGTATCCCGAGCTGGGAGGACTCTGCAGTGAACTCACGCTGTGGGTGATGCTGTGCCCAGTGCTAATGAGTGTTTTGGTGTGCAAGGACAGTTTTTCCTGCAATGcatcagagcagggagaggcagtGGCTGAGGGAACACAGAGTGTGGGAGCGCCTCAGTGTCACTGCTGCTGGAATTTCCACGGCTGCGtggatggggctgagggagaAGTGAGCAGTGGCAAGGCCCTGCCTTGGGTGGGTGGTGTCTGGGGGTGTGTGAGGCACAATCTCTTGGGGTGCCCATCATTTGTCTCTGCTCCCCACAGGTGCTGCTGGTGAGCAGTAGTCGCCATCCAGACCGATGGATTGTCCCCGGGGGTGGCATGGAGCCCGAGGAGGAGCCCGGCGTGGCCGCCGTGCGCGAGGTGTGTGAGGAGGTGAGTGCCTTCACCCTGCCCCGGCAGCCCGGCTTCTCTGGGCTTGTTTTCAtcactcttccttcttctccttgagGTGGAGAGGCAGGCAGGGTCACTGGTGATATCCCCATCCCACGTGGGAGGAAAACGGAGTCCTAAATAAGAGAACATGGGAATGTAATTAAACCTCTCAGTTGGAATGAGCTTGTCCTTGCCTGATACCTTTAACTGAAAATAAAGTTCAGCTCTAGTCACTTCAGTGTATATATAGTCTCTGCTTCGTTTTCTCTGTAAGAGAGGTTCAAAATTCAGCTGTGCCTTTGTGGACCTGTCTAGTACTTGGGTACAAGGTAGAAATAAACCCCTAGGAGCCACTAAAAGCAATCAAAATATCAGAACCTAAGTATGTTTTTGGTTTAGAATACATAGTGAGGTTTATGTGAATAAGTGAAATTGGCCATAAGTTACCAGCAGCAGTTCCTATAGTGTGCATGGGTTGGttggtttcttttctcttttttgcttGAAGCTCTTTCAGGAAAGAGATCAAAGAGCAGATCAAACACAGATCAATGGGCTGTAGGGAGAAGGCACATTTTTCTCttaaagctgctggaagaacaattttttttttcataagaaGTGTAAAGGCAGTAAATAGCAGTTGACTGCAGTGTATGTAAAACATGTCTTTAGAATTTGCTTCTGAATATTAACCAACTGGGGAGATGCTTAGGTTCAGAAATGACTGCGTGATTATAGATGGAAGGGCCAAGTAGGTTCACAGTTACATAAGGCAGgattaaaaatgcttttgagAGGGTTATAAATCTTTGGGCTCTGTGCAGAACAGAAAGCAAGAGCTAATTGATGGGACTTGGGAAGAAGCTTCTCCTGTGGCTGCTTTTTTGAATTATCTGGTCtatgcaggtttttttcctgaattattTGGAAGTACATGCTGCTGTCTAACACAACTCTGAATATTCAGACTGTTGGACTAACCAAATGTGGCAGATCTCGAGTTGCATGTTTCTCTTTGGATGTTTTAATAATCTAGCAGTTTATCAGAAAGAGATTACACAgtcaaagtttatttttttaagtctcTTTAGGTCCCTCTAATACTGGGAATTGCTGCTTGCAAATTTTATTTCCAGCTTGTaacccagctcctgcttttccagtAACTCGGCAACCTTTCAACAGCTTTACAAGCCAAAGTGAGTGTAACCAGAacaatagaaatatttttagctGCAGACTCCTGCTTTTCAGCCCAAGCATTATTAATAATGAGGCGATTTGATACAGAAGTCCAGGGTTCATTCAGGAGGTGCGGAGCTTTGCCTCTCAACCCTTAAAATAAACGTGCAGGGGCACTCCCTGCGCGGGCAGCGGCGCCCCGGGAGAGCCGCGCTCTTTCCATGACAGCGCTGCCTGGAAGGGAGCCCTGGCACGGCTGCGGCCGCGCAGGAACTGGTTTGGGCTGGCTGAGATAATCCCGCTCCCCGGCTGGTGTTCCCTGCTCACGTGGAGCCCTGCCCGCTGCCAGTGCAACTCAagccctggcagcctggcaggggtgAGCTCTGCCCAGCGAGGCACCTCTGCCCGGCTGCTCCCGGCGCGGAACCGCAGCAGCtcggggcactgggagcacctggggatcacctgggcacccccagcctTGGGTGGGTGCTGCAGGTGGAGGAGCTGACACAGAGCTGGCTGACATGAgcaccctgcagctgccagtggtgctggcagagctttAGGGGGGCGAGCCTTCCCCCTTTGGGCTGTGctcatgtgctgctgctgaggctctgcacaCAGAATTATCCCCACATCCCCGGCCTCTGGCTGCTTGGGGCTGTTTGCTGGGTgcaggggggatgttgttggagCACAGCAGGAGTGTTGGGAAAGACAGGAGCACCCATCTTCCCAGTTCATTGCTGTCAGTTTGGCAGGAAGGGTTTCAGGAGGCTGCTGGGAGTCCTTGCCCTCTCTCCCATGTGAATCCAGGTGTTCTGGGATCATTTGGAGCTGAGGCTGATTTCTGAGTAGGTTTGAGGTCTTTGCTTCTCTCCTGGGACAGCCAGTCATGGGGACACAGGTTAACTGAGAAAGTTCCAGTTTGTTGCTTGAGGTGGGAGAGGGAAAATCCAGTTTCCCCCATGGCAATGAGCAATGCTGCTCAAATCTGTGGGAGAAATGTGTGGGGTTTCTTTCCTCGACTTTGGTATGCCTTTTCCAATTTTTAATAAGAGCTGGTTGGAAGAGCTGTAAGAACTTGTGACCCTTCCTGTTGCTTGTGGCTTTTGAGGATGACAATAGACTATCTCTTCCCAATTCATTCTCTTTTGCATggtgtgcattttttttccaaaacatgCTTCCCTAAATGAACATTTTAACTTCTGCATTCACTGTTTTAATTTTACTGTCTATGTATTTGAGTTTATCCAAGTTATTGCAGAAATAATTGTCATCTAAAGTTACCTAACTTTTCCCTCTTTCTGTTCCAAAAATGAAATGTTGATTCTGAGTGAAGGCTGTGATCCCTCTGTCCCAGTTTGAGTTCAAGTCCTTGTCCTAGTTTGAGGTAGTCCTTATCTCTATTAGTCTGTACCAGCACAAGTATTAAAGTAGACAGGTACCCACACTTGTCATGCTCCCTGCTGTCTGCATGGAATTGGAAGTGACTGGAGTTGTTGGGCATTGTTTGTGCAGAGTGACAGCAGACACCCAGCATctctggggcagagctgcctcttCAGAAGAAACCTCTTATTTTTGGCAGGTTGCTGAGAAGTGCTGTAGTCAGtcctacagagctggggactCCACGTGTGCTCTAAAGCTCACCTTGTGGAAGGTGTGTGCCCTTTTCAAACAGGTCGTGGTGCTCATGGAGTGTGTTCTTTGCTTAGGAataaggggtttttatgggtcTGAGCAACTGGTGAACATCATGGTTTAGAAATAGATGCCTTAAACTTATTATAGAGTGACTTTGAAAAAAGCCTCCACACTCATCTGTGACACTCAGCACCAGTTCCTTTTTCACTTAGAGCATTCTTCACATCCTGACCTTTAAATACTTAGTAAATGTCAAATTTTATAACACTGCAGGAGCATTGGTTGTTCTTTTTTCATGGGAGTCAAAAGCCAGATAATCTGTGCTTGATCTGTGATCAAACAGGCAATTGGTGCCAATATCAAGAATAGTCCATCACGGCAGTACTTTGATCTGGTTGCtggaacttttttttccccctcttctaAACATGCTTTATAGATAATCTTTCCTGTTTTGTGTATTTTGTTAGTGATTTAGGACACAGATATCAATATCTTTCAGTGCTAAaataggaagattttttttttaaagtactgCAGGCCCCACAGCTGAATGATGAGGTGATGGCCTTTGAACCCCTCCTAGTTGGTCATACCCAGTGCAAGAGGTGGCTCAAAGTCACTGCCCCTTACCCTGTGTACTCAGACTTCACCAAAATTATTGCAGTATCTGAAAATTCTTCATTCTGATACGGAATTTCATTTCTATTTCACAACTGTAGAAGCAAATAAAGGTGTCATGCAGTACTAAATGAGATGAATGAGTCTGACCCTCTCTGAGATGGCAGAGTTTGCCCAGCTGGCCTGGAATCAGCATCCTCCAAACATGTCCACAGCCCTCCTGGGTGGGATTTGCACCTTCAGTAGTGCAGGTCTTAGAGCAAAGATTTGGGTGTTCCACCACAGTTCTCTTGCCCAGCAGTAATCTGTAGTAGATGCAGGCTTTGAGCCTAATAGAGCAAAGTAAAATAGCTGAAATTCCAACCCACATTTTCCTTAGCTCagatggaaggaaataaaagctGTCCCGAGGAACAGATGGTGTTGCTGCAGGCTGCTTTTTGCATCTGACCCCAACTTATTTTCAGCTTTGAAACCTGAACCTGCTGTTCTTGGATGGCTtcagtaatttttctttattaaaacaaGTTGTTCCATGAGCAGCAGAACTAGTAAAGCTTCATTTCCTCCAGGTTTTTGTTCCTTGTCCTGAGCTCCCAGCCCACCCCTCTGGGTGCACTGGGGGTTCGAAGTgtgtgctgggcaggcagctggctctggcagtgcctgtggctgATGTGCTCTTGCCAGAgctgccttttcctcctcctctgaaaCCTGGACACTGATGTAgatcagcagagcaggggaaaagcTCATTTTGCCAGCTCTGTGTGTCCTCTTGTACCTGAGTGTGCCTTTCCCAGGGAATCCTTTCCTGTGTTTCCACACCTGCAGTTGGTGCTGGTGCTCTCCCACCCCTGCTGATGGGTTCAGGATCATCCTCCTGGGATCCTCCTGGGATTCTCCATGTACTTGGAGGATTGCAGCACTTCCAGTGCTTAGAGGGGCACAAAATCAATTGTGCTGCCTCTTCCTCACTCACTGGTCTCACCCATTAATTTACCATCGAGGAGAAAATTCCTGAGTCATCTGCTGCAAATTAAGATTCAGACCCTGCTGCAGTCCTGGGTGAGCCTGGGACTGTGCTTTAACTCTTCAAGAAAATTTTCTTGCCCATATgaaaggaggagatgggagcttgCCCAGAGAGGAGCCTGGCAGTTCCCTTGCTGGTTACCAAGCTTGACTTGTTAGTGATAACAGCTGTAGGTTATTTTCTCAGGTGTCTTGGGCATCTTCTATGTTAGAAATCTGTGTGAGACTGTGAATTCCACTTCCATGCTTGTTTGTGCCATTGTACAGAGACCAGCTCTCCTGCTGGTGTGGGAATTCAGTGCTCCATCAAAAACAAGTGCATGACAATCCTGTGGGTGTTGGGTGTCCTGTATGTTGTCTTTAAAATCCACTGTACCTGGACAACAGGCTGAGAGAGGCATTGGCCCCCAGGAGCAGTGGCTGATGTGTTTTGCAGGCTCTGGTAAGAACTTGCTTTATAAAATCAAcccaatgttttttttttaaccaaaccGTTCTTTCATGTTGCCATTTACAACTGCACATGAGAAGTTTGTGTGTGAAGCAAAGCTTAGAGCTTTCTCCAGTTGTGTGATGATAATTCAACGTGATTTCCCTACAAGACATGTTTGTCTTGGCATCGTTTTTTGTGCCTTTTTGGGCAAATAAGAccaggcaggacagagcaggaggaTCCTGGTTTGAAGACAGCATTATTTCCATCATCTCTCTTTACCAGCACAGAAGGAAGGGCTCCTCACCTCCCCCTGCTACTTCCAGCACAGTTCTAGAGCTGGGATAAACTGCCTGGGAGGCTGCTTGAGCAGAATTCATCCTTCGTCTCCAGGTTGGCCAGTTGCCTGGTGATAAATTTATTTCTAGTCAGACTTGAGAGTTCACTAAACCATCACAACAAAATCCCTGGCATCTGATTCAGTGCCTACAGGTAGGGAGAGCAGAAATTCAACAACCTTTTCCAGAAACCAGTGAAGCATTGGTTAAAGACAGTTATTTTCCAGAAATATTTGATTCTGCTTCACCTTTTAATGCATTCATGTCCGTATGTTGTGAAGGTGGAAGCCTCCAGTTCCTCCCTGTGTTTCTGCTGCCTGTTGAACACGGCTGAGCTAAAAATAAATCCCAGTGCTGAAGGAGTTCCTTGAGGGAAATGCATTTGAAGCATTTACATTCCAGATGCCTTGGGAGAGGGCTGAGGCCAGGTCAGCAGGGTTGGCAGAGGAGGTGGAATCCTCAAAGGTCAGCGGGCACCGACCTGCATGGAATTGCTGCtcctccatggagctgctgctcgcTCCAGAAATAGCTCCagagccacaggcactgaggCACCTCTGGGCCCAGCAGGATGTCACAAATACTGGTGAGACAATAAAGCTTGTGTCCAAAAATGAAACGGGAGATTCAGTTGATTCACTTCCTAGAAGCGGAGCTCAGTGAGTGCGTTACCAAAAGGATTTCCAGATTTCTGCTTAGTGAGAGAGCTCCAAACCCTTTGCTCCTGGGGCAGTTCCAcatcagcagcctggcagcaggagggaggtgCTCTCTGGCTGGATTCTCTGGTACCTGTTCATGCACTAGGCTGGAACTTAACCAGGAAAATTGTCTCGCTAAAGAAAGTTCTTCCTTTCTGACAGCACGAGACTGTGCATCAGCTGGTCAGTGGGACAGAGAATTTGTCTTAGCATTAATGAGACTCAagcattgttttgttttaaaaaaagaagcctGGCATAATCATATCTCTGTATCCCATCTGCAAGAGGCACAATTTCCCTGGGCTGTTCATGGGATGCGTTCCAGCTGCTGGAGACGGAGCCGACTCTACCTCCCAGTTGTGGCTGGGTCAtgtgccaggctgtgtgggTTGGTTCAGACCTGTTAAATCATGGAGCAAGATCTCATCTTGTCTGTAGCACTTGAGTTCCAACCATTTACAGTCATAAAACAGAGGGAGTATAAGCAAGGGCAGGAGAGCGGGCTGGGATTTTGCACCGAGAGCtgaggagggtggggagggagccagcagagaggagccaAAGGGACACCAAATGTAATGGGGTGGTACATCCTCAGTAGTATTCAAACAGACAAAACTGTTGCTTAGATCTCTTAATTTGTGTCTCTGCTTGATTCAAGAGCTTTATTTCAGTGTGCATCTGCCCTTTGTGTTATATCCAAACCTCTCTAGTTCCTGCTGCCAGGGCCACATCACAGCATTTTGTGTTTATATTGGCTTCTTTCAGGTGTGTGCAGGACACCCCTGAAATACCTGGGAGCTTTCACATCACTCTTGGGGGTGTAAGTTAATGTCTTACACATATGTTATTTCCTTAAACTTTGATTTTGAGGGGGTAAAATGGCCAAACCCCAAAGCCAATATTCCCCTTGCTCAGGCTGTAATAACTTTCAGAGGAGATTCTGGTCACGAGGACTGTATTGGTATGCAAGGAGTAACTCctcaaatatttcttcttcctccagaTTGAATTCAAAATTGTTTGAATGTAGGAAaacaagagaaataaaaacccTGGGAATGCTTGGATGTTGAGCACTCAGGATACATTTCTGTTTTTTGCCTTGTGAATGTGTTGGTTTAAGACAAGCAGAATTTTAGAGCGTTTGCTTCCTGTCCTAAAGGAACTGGTCCTGCACAACAAGTAGGAAACACGTACAGAGCTGTTGTTAAAGcatgtttcttttctctttgaaCTTCCCTAGGCTGGAGTGAAAGGGACGTTAGGAAGATTAGTGGGAATTTTTGAGGTAAGTTTCAGACATGGGCACTGAAATTTTGTTGCAAAAAATCATCTTGGAGTAACAATGGCTCTGCAGGGTTGTGGAGTGAGCCTTGCTGGTAAATAAAAACACACCTGCTCAGCAATTCTGATCTTTGCAATGGGCACTTCAGTGAAATCACTGGTGATAACTGGTGTGGCTGAATATTCTTGGTGCTGCCAAAAGCCGGGGAGTGGGGTCCCCCCTTCATTTGTGGCACTCACAGCcacacctggcacagctgtgtgaCCAGACACGGCTCCtcttgctgctcttctggcaCTGGCACCTTCAAACTCATGTAAAGCAGGTCAAAACCTTCCCAGCTGAAAAACTAAATTGTGAGCACATCAGTCCACAAGCCACTGCTCCACAGATCAGGAACTGCACTTTTGGGTGTCCCTGTCAACACTTTCAGACCTCTctgatttaaaaatttaaaatttaaagcgGTTTTTAGCAGCTAAgaatgagctgtgctgtgggaggaGCTGCACCCAAGGTGGGCAGTTTGCACCTTGCAGCAGCCCAGTGCCCTCCTGCCTAGGAAGGTTTGGTGTTGCTGTTGGTTGGTGGTTACTCTGTCCCCTTTGCCTTCCAGAACCGGGACAGGAAGCACAGGACTTATGTTTACGTACTCATCGTCACCGAAGTGTTGGAGGACTGGGAGGACTCTGTCAATATTGGTAAGCTTGGTGCATGCTGCATTAACTGATGGAAACAAACCACAGGTCAGCTCAGCATCCCTCTGGGACCTGGAGTCTGTGTGAGTGTCATTGGGAAAAGTTGCAGTGGTGTGTCCTTTGGttgcttggggaaaaaaaactgtGGTGAAATTGAGGATTTGTCACCTCTGTGGCCCAGGAGAAGCCAAGTGAGTgtccagctgcctctgcagcaaTTTTGTATTTAATTCTTGCACTGGATGGTACCAAGCAAAGATGAAGAACTGTCTGTCTGATTCTAGAGGAAATACATGTGAGCAGTGTGGGTTAATAATTCCCTGTTACCTTTGAAACCTTTGTGTTTCAATTGGATTCCCAAATGAAAATGAACCTGTTGTTGCCACAAGGTGTGTGACTGCACTGTAGCAAATGGAACATGACTTCCCTCAGGCTCTTTATGGAAAGAGTAAGAACTGAGAGCTGTCCACAGGAAACTGAAGTCCACTTGCAAACTGATGGAAATTGGGTGGTGCTTCGTGTGTGTGTTGTGAGTTGTCTTAAAATAAGCATCTGGCTTGACTAGAAATTGCAGAAATAGCAAAATAagggttttttaattaagaaatgcGAGACAGGGGATGTCCTGCCCTAAACAAACACCtgtccctggggatggggagctgTCAGTGTGGAGTTGGAGGGGGAGGCCCTTGAGATCAGAAAACATCATTCTGTTGCATCTACTGATTTCTCTCTTTGCCcccaggaaggaaaagggaatggTTTAAGATAGAGGATGCCATAAAAGTTCTGCAGTATCATAAACCAGTGCAGGCCTCGTATTTTGAGACCTTGAGGCAAGGCTGTCTGGCCAACAACGGCACCCCGGTGATGAGCACGCCGTACTCCGAGAGCTCCGTGTCCGACATCAGATGATGACGAGGTCCCTGCCAGAGCAATTCCCTAAAGCAGACTGAGACCTGgatttccctcccctccccgttTCCATGCCTCCTCCCTCACACCAGGCATGGGGCAGAGCAAGTGTTCAGAGTGCTGCGATTTAGTGCAAGgtgggatgatttttttttttttcgttgttgttggctttttttgctttttttttttttttttttttttttttttttttggatctGTATTTTGTAAGATACATTTTGTGCATGAAGTGCCCCTTTCCCGGTACTCCGCTCCACGGCCTGGAGGCTGCCAGCCCCGCATCTGCCTTGTGCTCTGAAGTGTCCCAAGTGTCCCCTTCGTGTCACCCCAGCCAgagccactttttttttttttttttgttaattaaaaTACTTCCAATGTGAGATCAGCTCTTCAAGTCTTAGTCTGTACTGTAAGGTGCTGCTCAGACCCGTGTGGGGATTACTTGCAGCACATCTgtataaactttttttttagatGGAGCATCTAACATTTTAATTTTGCgggagttttgttttttttttttaatcctggtCTGCTTCTGAAAAGAAGGGTTCATAATTAATCTGTTTgccttttgttctgttttttaaaaacacacattCTGTGACAGTGCTAGTGGCTAGGCCAGTTTACTCCCCAACCGGTATCTCCCGATTTAGTGCAGTGACACTTGAAGTTGAGGGCAGAGTTCGGATCACCTGCAGACATCCCTGCAGACATCCCTGCGGCTTTTCCGGCAGCTTCCACCGACATTTCTGCATTTCCATCCGAGGGAAACCACACGGAGCTGGTCTGGAGCCGCTGGCCAAAACCAAACAGCCTCAGCAACGCTGCAATAGCGCCCGGCTCGCGCCGGCTGCGCTGGGATCGGGGCTGCAGGGGGGGTCGGACGGACAAACTGCAGTGAGGCTCAGCAACGCTGTCCCTGCTCCCGCTGCGTCCTGCTCGTGTCTCTCTTGTCCACATGCCTTACGCCGTGCTGAACTGGACACTTGGGGTTTGTGCTGAGCGTGGGAC
This region includes:
- the NUDT3 gene encoding diphosphoinositol polyphosphate phosphohydrolase 1 isoform X1, with the translated sequence MSVLVCKDSFSCNASEQGEAVAEGTQSVGAPQCHCCWNFHGCVDGAEGEVLLVSSSRHPDRWIVPGGGMEPEEEPGVAAVREVCEEAGVKGTLGRLVGIFENRDRKHRTYVYVLIVTEVLEDWEDSVNIGRKREWFKIEDAIKVLQYHKPVQASYFETLRQGCLANNGTPVMSTPYSESSVSDIR
- the NUDT3 gene encoding diphosphoinositol polyphosphate phosphohydrolase 1 isoform X2, with the translated sequence MMKLKSNQTRTYDGDGYKKRAACLCFRSESEEEVLLVSSSRHPDRWIVPGGGMEPEEEPGVAAVREVCEEAGVKGTLGRLVGIFENRDRKHRTYVYVLIVTEVLEDWEDSVNIGRKREWFKIEDAIKVLQYHKPVQASYFETLRQGCLANNGTPVMSTPYSESSVSDIR
- the NUDT3 gene encoding diphosphoinositol polyphosphate phosphohydrolase 1 isoform X3: MMKLKSNQTRTYDGDGYKKRAACLCFRSESEEEVLLVSSSRHPDRWIVPGGGMEPEEEPGVAAVREVCEENRDRKHRTYVYVLIVTEVLEDWEDSVNIGRKREWFKIEDAIKVLQYHKPVQASYFETLRQGCLANNGTPVMSTPYSESSVSDIR
- the NUDT3 gene encoding diphosphoinositol polyphosphate phosphohydrolase 1 isoform X4, yielding MDASSGLSCQVLLVSSSRHPDRWIVPGGGMEPEEEPGVAAVREVCEEAGVKGTLGRLVGIFENRDRKHRTYVYVLIVTEVLEDWEDSVNIGRKREWFKIEDAIKVLQYHKPVQASYFETLRQGCLANNGTPVMSTPYSESSVSDIR
- the NUDT3 gene encoding diphosphoinositol polyphosphate phosphohydrolase 1 isoform X5 yields the protein MEVLLVSSSRHPDRWIVPGGGMEPEEEPGVAAVREVCEEAGVKGTLGRLVGIFENRDRKHRTYVYVLIVTEVLEDWEDSVNIGRKREWFKIEDAIKVLQYHKPVQASYFETLRQGCLANNGTPVMSTPYSESSVSDIR